TTGAAAAAATGGACAGCTTGTTTGCCGCAGGCACGGAGGAGGTGGCATGACGATGCAGGAATTACTGCTGGAAGCCGTAGAACAACGACTGCTGCGCCATCTTGATGTGCAGTTCGCCATGATGGTGGCTGGCGAGCAGCCGGCCGTGATGCTCGCTGCCGCTATCCTGAGCAAAGATGCGGGGGAAGGGCATGTCTGTCTGCCGCTTTCGCGTCTGGCGATTGATGAAAAAATGCCTGTGGCCCTTCAGTCCTGTTTTGCCCTGCTGGGCGAATCCGTGGACTGGCAGACCGTTTTGCTGAGCTCTCCTGCTGTCAGCAGAGCCGATACCCAGACGCCCATGATCCTTATCGGCGAGCGGTTGTACCTTAACCGGCTATGGCGTAATGAACTGACGGTAGCGCGCTTTTTCAGCGAGACAAACGCACCGCTTCCCTGTGAAGAAGCGCAGCTCCGGCAAACGCTGGATGCCCTGTTTACCTCAGATGAGGCGACAGACTGGCAGAAAGTGGCGGCGGCCGTCGCCTTAACGCGACGGATCTCGGTGATCTCGGGCGGACCGGGCACGGGTAAAACCACCACCGTGGCCAAACTGCTTGCCGCACTGATTCAGCTGTCGGGTGAGCAAAAATGCCGTATTCGCCTGGCAGCACCCACCGGCAAAGCGGCGGCCAGGTTGACAGAGTCGTTAGGTGGCGCGCTGCAAAAACTGCCGCTCACCCGGGAACAGCTTGCGCTTTTCCCCAATGAAGCCAGCACCCTGCACCGGCTACTGGGTGCCCAGCCGGGCAGCCAGCGCCTGCGTTACCATGCCGGAAACCCGCTGCATCTCGATGTGCTGGTCGTGGATGAAGCGTCGATGATCGACCTGACGATGATGTCGCGGCTGATTGACGCCTTACCTTCCCACGCGCGCGTGATTTTCCTTGGCGATCGTGACCAGCTTGCCTCGGTGGAAGCCGGTGCTGTGCTGGGCGATATCTGCACCTATGCGAGTCTTGGGTATACCGCGGAACGTGCTGAGGAGTTAGCCCGCCTCACCGGCTGTTCGCTCGCAGCTGAAAGCCACTCTCTCGCGGCGGCGCTGCGCGACAGCCTGTGTCTACTGCAAAAAAGCTACCGTTTCGGGAGTGATTCCGGCATTGGCCAACTGGCGGCGGCCGTGAACAGAGGGGATCGGCATGCGACCAGTGCTGTTTTTGACGGCAGCTTCAATGATATTGAGAAGAAATCGCTGCAAACCGGGGAAGAGTATCAGGCGATGCTGGATGATGCCCTGCAGGGCTATCAGCATTTCCTGACGAGCGTGCAGCAGCAACATACGCCTGCGCAGGTCATTGCCGCGTTTGGCGAATATCAGTTGCTGTGTGCGCTGAGGGAAGGGCCTTTTGGCGTCAGCGGCCTTAACGACAGGCTTGAGCAATTGCTTGCGCAAAAGCGCAAAATCACCCGCACGCCGCATTCACGCTGGTATGAAGGTCGGCCAGTCATGATCTCCCGCAACGATAGCGCGCTGGGGTTGTTCAACGGGGATATTGGCATTGCGCTTGATCGTGGACAGGGGCTTCGCGTCTGGTTCCTGATGCCGGATGGTAGCGTGAAGTCCGTACAGCCCAGCCGCTTGCCTGAACATGAAACAGCATGGGCGATGACGGTACACAAATCTCAGGGATCCGAGTTCAACCATGCGGCGCTGATCCTGCCCACCCAGCTTTCACCCGTCATTACCCGGGAGCTGATCTACACTGCCATCACCCGTGCGCGTCAGCGCTTGTCGCTCTATACCGATGAGCGTGTGCTGGTGCAGGCGATTGCCACCCGTACGGAACGGCGAAGCGGCCTGAGCGCGATATTTGAGTCCCTCTGAAGGACGTCAGAAATGTAAGCCGGGTGAGCGCAGTGCTACCCGGCGAAGGTTGAATTATCCCAGGTCGGCCATCAGCACCTTCGAGCGGCGTTGATAGTTGTACATCTCTTTTTTACTTTCAGGCAGCAAATCAATATCCACAGGCGTAAAACCGCGCTCCTGGAACCAGTGAATGCTGCGCGTGGTCAGGACGAACAGCTTGCTCAGGCCCATCTGGCGCGCCTGGGCCGCCACGCGCTCAAGCAGCATCTCGCCGCGTGAAGAGCTGCGGTAGTCTGGATGGACAGCGACGCAGGCCATTTCGCCGATCTTCTCTTCCGGGAACGGATAGAGCGCGGCGCAGGCGATTGTCAGGTTATCGCGCTGGATAATCGTGAATTTGTCGATCTCCATTTCCAGCTGTTCGCGGGAACGGCGCACCAGGATCCCTTGCTGCTCCAGCGGGCGAATTAACTCCAGAATGCCGCCAATATCGTTAATGGTGGCGCGGCGGATCTGCTCCGCACTCTCCATTACGATCTGGGTGCCGATACCGTCGCGGGAGAACAGCTCCTGCAGCAGGGCACCGTCTTCCTGATAGCTGATCAGGTGGCTACGACGCACGCCGCTACGGCAGGCTTTCACCGCACCGCGCAGAAAACGGACGGTACCAGAATGATAATCCCCTTCGGCTTCCAGCGCTTCGACGCGGGCCTGAGCCTCATTAGGGAAAAGTTCTGGCACAATCACGCCCTCATCGTTGACGACGCCCTGGGAAGAGCAAAACCCAATCATTTTTTCTGCTTTCAGTTTGATCGCCAGCTGGGTGGCAATCTCTTCAGACGTGAGGTTAAAGCTCTCGCCGGTGACGGAAACGGCCACCGGCCCCATCAGTACGATGGCACCGCTATCCAGTTGACGGTGAATGGCTTCCTCATCAATACGACGAATACGTCCGCTGTGGCAATAGTCCACACCGTCGTCCACGCCCAGAGGCTGAGCAATGATGAAGTTACCGCTGACGACGTTGATATGCGCCCCCTGCAGCGGCGTGTTGTTCAGGCTCATGGACAGGCGCGCGGTGATATCCAGCTGCAGCAGACCCGCGGCCTGTTTCACCAGCTCCAGGGTTTTGGCATCCGTAACGCGGGTATGCTTGTGATAAATCGGCTCGTGATGGTGCGCGGCCAGGTTCGCATCGATTTGTGGACGCGCGCCATACACCACCACCAGGCGGATGCCGAGGCTGTGCAGCAGGCCGATGTCATTGACGATGCTGGAAAAGTTTTCATGCTCAATGGCTTCGCCGCCGAGCATGATGACAAACGTTTTTCCCCGATGGGCGTTGATATAGGGAACAGAATGGCGGAATCCCTGGACCAGTTCGGTTCTACGTTCCTTCACCATGGCACAACCCTTAATGAATGTTTATTCGCAATTTCTGTATTTTTATTCGATTGCGGCCGCATGTGCAAGCCTAAATTTTCTGCGACCCACAGAAATTAATAAGTAATCCGTGCGTTAACGTATGATTGTTTACCCTTTTATAGATGACAGTTTATGCGTCATTCGTTAAAGTTTTCGGTCAATTTTGATGTTTTGTCTGTCAATCAGATTTCTTGCTCGGGAGAAGCATGTCGGGATCCAATTCAGCAATAAGCCGCCGCCGTTTGTTAAAAGGGGCCGGGGCGATGTGGCTGCTCAGCGTCAGCCAGGTGGGTCTTGCCGCCACAAGTCAGGTGGTGGCGGTGCGCGTCTGGCCGTCGTCAACCTATACGCGCGTCACGGTGGAATCCAATCGGGTGCTGAAATATAAGCAGTTTGCCCTCAGCAACCCTGAGCGTGTGGTGGTGGATCTCGAAGGCGTTAACCTGAACTCCGTTCTGAAGGGGATGGCGGCGCAGATCCGAGGTGATGATCCGTTTATCAAATCGGCGCGCGTAGGGCAGTTTGATCCGCAAACCGTGCGCATGGTGTTTGAACTGAAGCAGAATGTGAAACCGCAGCTGTTTGCCCTTGCGCCTGTTGCGACGTTCAAAGAACGTCTGGTGATGGATCTCTATCCGGCAAATGCAACGGACATTCAGGATCCCCTTCTGGCATTACTGGAAGACTACAACCAGGGCAATCTTGAGAAACAGGTTCCACCTGCGCAAAGTGGCCCGCAGCCCGGGAAAGCAGGGCGCGATCGCCCGATTGTGATCATGCTCGATCCTGGCCATGGAGGCGAAGACTCAGGCGCGATAGGCAAATACCGGACGCGGGAAAAAGATGTGGTGTTGCAGATTGCCCGCCGTCTTAAAGCGTTAATCGATAAAGAGGGCAACATGCGCGCCTATATGACGCGCAATGAAGATGTCTTTATTCCGCTGAAAGTGCGTGTGGCAAAAGCCCAGAAGCAGCGTGCGGATCTCTTTGTCTCTATCCACGCTGATGCGTTTACCAGCCGTCAGCCAAGTGGATCGTCAGTATTTGCCCTCTCAACCAAAGGGGCGACCAGTACCGCGGCGCGTTACCTCGCGGACACGCAGAACGCCTCGGATCTCATCGGTGGTGTGAGCAAAAGCGGCGACCGCTATGTGGATCACACCATGTTCGATATGGTGCAATCGCTGACCATTACCGACAGCCTGAAGTTTGGTAAAGCGGTGCTGGGTAAGCTTGGCAATATCAACAAGCTGCACAAAAACAGCGTTGAGCAAGCCGGGTTTGCGGTACTGAAAGCGCCGGATATCCCGTCTATCCTGGTTGAAACGGCGTTTATCAGTAACGTGGAAGAGGAGCGGAAGCTCAAGACGGCTAAATTCCAGCAGGAAGTGGCGGAGTCGATTCTGGCAGGGATCAGGGCGTATTTCTCTGACGGGGCGACGCTGGCAAGACGTGGATAATGCTGCCCGCCGGGTTAACGCCCGGCAAATTCACAAACGACAGATACAAAAAAACACCCTTAAGGGTGTTGATTGTTTTTAGAAGTATTGGTTGCGGGGGCCGGATTTGAACCGACGACCTTCGGGTTATGAGCCCGACGAGCTACCAGGCTGCTCCACCCCGCGTCCGTCTTTCTACTTGTGTAGAAACTTACTTCTTCAAATTTGATTGGTTGCGGGGGCCGGATTTGAACCGACGACCTTCGGGTTATGAGCCCGACGAGCTACCAGGCTGCTCCACCCCGCGTCCGTCTTTCTACTCTCGTAGAAGATACTTCATCAAATTTTAATTGGTTGCGGGGGCCGGATTTGAACCGACGACCTTCGGGTTATGAGCCCGACGAGCTACCAGGCTGCTCCACCCCGCGTCCGTGGATGCGCACTATACTCGGTTAGGTTTGTGATGCAACCCCTTTTTCACATAATTCATTAATTTTGTATGTAAATTGAACGGCATCGAAACCTTTGGACTATTTTTTGCTCAGAATTTGCCAAAGGGCATGTGATTCCGTTTCTTTAGAACAGTGGGTTTGTTATCTTCATCACGCGGAAATGGGCAACTTAAAGACGAGATATAATGAAAGGACGTTGGGCAAAGTATCTGATCACGGGCGCAATGGTAGCGATTCTTGCCGCCTGTTCTTCTAAACCGACCGATCGCGGTCAACAGTATAAAGACGGGAAATTATCCCAGCCTTTCTCTTTAGTTAACCAGCCGGATGCTGTCGGCGCACCGATCAACGCCGGTGATTTCTCCGAGCAGGTTTACCAGATCCGCAATGCGTCGCCGCGCCTGTATGGCTCACAGAGTAGCGTTTATAACGCCGTGCAGGACTGGCTGCGTGCGGGCGGTGATACGCGCAACATGCGCCAGTTTGGTATCGACGCCTGGCAGATGGAAGGGGCGGACAACTACGGCAACGTGCAGTTTACCGGCTATTACACTCCGGTTATCCAGGCGCGCCATACGCGTCAGGGCGAATTCCAGTATCCCATTTATCGTATGCCGCCAAAACGTGGCCGCCTGCCGTCCCGCGCGGAGATCTACGCCGGCGCGCTTAGCGAAAACTACGTCCTGGCTTACAGCAACTCCCTGATGGACAACTTCATCATGGATGTTCAGGGCAGTGGCTACATCGATTTTGGTGACGGTTCTCCGCTGAACTTCTTTAGCTACGCCGGCAAAAACGGCCATGCCTACCGCAGCATTGGTAAAGTGCTGATCGACCGAGGCGAAGTGAAAAAAGAAGATATGTCGATGCAGGCGATCCGCGAGTGGGGCGAAAAACACAGTGAAGCCGAGGTGCGTGAGCTGCTGGAGCAGAACCCGTCATTCGTCTTCTTTAAACCGCAAAACTTTGCGCCGGTGAAAGGGGCGAGCGCCGTGCCGCTGATTGGCCGTGCGTCGGTGGCATCGGATCGTTCCATCATTCCTGCGGGTACCACGCTGCTGGCAGAAGTGCCGCTGCTGGACAATAACGGTAAATTTAACGGTCAGTACGAGTTACGTCTGATGGTGGCGCTGGATGTCGGTGGCGCAATTAAAGGCCAGCACTTTGATATTTATCAGGGGATTGGCCCGGACGCCGGCCACCGTGCAGGCTGGTATAACCACTATGGCCGCGTATGGGTGCTGAAGACAGCGCCTGGTGCCGGAAACGTATTCAGCGGCTGATTGTGGTATTCTGAGCGGAATACGGATTACTGTTCAGGGTGAGGAAAAACCTCACCCTTTTTACATCTGAGGTTTTATGTCTGTGGTAATCAGCGACGCGTGGCGCCAGCGTTTTGGCGGTACGGCACGTCTCTATGGTGAAAAAGCCCTGCAGCTGTTTGCGGATGCGCATGTCTGCGTCGTGGGCATTGGTGGTGTGGGCTCGTGGGCGGCAGAAGCGCTGGCGAGAACCGGTATTGGCGCAATCACGCTGATTGATATGGATGACGTGTGCGTCACCAACACCAACCGTCAAATCCATGCCCTGCGTGACAACGTCGGCCTGGCAAAATCTGAGGTCATGGCAGAGCGTATCCGCCTGATCAACCCGGAATGTCGGGTCACGGTGATTGATGATTTTGTGACGGCAGATAATGTCGCTGACTACATGAGCAGAGGCTACAGCTACGTGATTGACGCGATTGATAGCGTGCGTCCAAAAGCGGCGCTTATTGCGTACTGTCGTCGTTACAAGGTGCCACTGGTGACCACCGGTGGCGCGGGCGGACAAATTGATCCAACGCAGATCCAGGTGGCCGATCTGGCGAAAACCATTCAGGATCCGTTGGCGGCCAAACTGCGTGAACGGCTGAAAAGCGACTTCAACGTGGTGAAAAACAGCAAAGGTAAGCTGGGCGTCGACTGCGTTTTCTCGACTGAAGCGCTGGTTTATCCGCAGGCTGACGGCTCGGTCTGTGCCATGAAAAGCACGGCGGAAGGGCCTAAAAGGATGGATTGCGCCTCAGGATTTGGTGCGGCCACCATGGTGACCGCCTCCTTTGGCTTTGTGGCGGTATCTCACGCCCTGAAGAAGATGATGGCGAAGGCGGAACGTCAGGCCTGAGCCTGACGGGCGGCGTCCTGTACCGCTTCACTAAGGGCGACCAGGCCCTGGCCGCGCGAGGCGCTCAGCTGCGCGCGCAAACCCAGTTCATCGAACAGGGTCAGCGGCGAGTGCGCCAGTAGCGTCGCCGCGCTTTTACCCTCGACGGCGGTTAACAGCACCGCCAGCAGCCCGCGAACGATGCGTCCTTCGCTGTCGCCAAAGAAATGCAG
This region of Enterobacter cloacae complex sp. R_G8 genomic DNA includes:
- the argA gene encoding amino-acid N-acetyltransferase; translated protein: MVKERRTELVQGFRHSVPYINAHRGKTFVIMLGGEAIEHENFSSIVNDIGLLHSLGIRLVVVYGARPQIDANLAAHHHEPIYHKHTRVTDAKTLELVKQAAGLLQLDITARLSMSLNNTPLQGAHINVVSGNFIIAQPLGVDDGVDYCHSGRIRRIDEEAIHRQLDSGAIVLMGPVAVSVTGESFNLTSEEIATQLAIKLKAEKMIGFCSSQGVVNDEGVIVPELFPNEAQARVEALEAEGDYHSGTVRFLRGAVKACRSGVRRSHLISYQEDGALLQELFSRDGIGTQIVMESAEQIRRATINDIGGILELIRPLEQQGILVRRSREQLEMEIDKFTIIQRDNLTIACAALYPFPEEKIGEMACVAVHPDYRSSSRGEMLLERVAAQARQMGLSKLFVLTTRSIHWFQERGFTPVDIDLLPESKKEMYNYQRRSKVLMADLG
- the recD gene encoding exodeoxyribonuclease V subunit alpha yields the protein MTMQELLLEAVEQRLLRHLDVQFAMMVAGEQPAVMLAAAILSKDAGEGHVCLPLSRLAIDEKMPVALQSCFALLGESVDWQTVLLSSPAVSRADTQTPMILIGERLYLNRLWRNELTVARFFSETNAPLPCEEAQLRQTLDALFTSDEATDWQKVAAAVALTRRISVISGGPGTGKTTTVAKLLAALIQLSGEQKCRIRLAAPTGKAAARLTESLGGALQKLPLTREQLALFPNEASTLHRLLGAQPGSQRLRYHAGNPLHLDVLVVDEASMIDLTMMSRLIDALPSHARVIFLGDRDQLASVEAGAVLGDICTYASLGYTAERAEELARLTGCSLAAESHSLAAALRDSLCLLQKSYRFGSDSGIGQLAAAVNRGDRHATSAVFDGSFNDIEKKSLQTGEEYQAMLDDALQGYQHFLTSVQQQHTPAQVIAAFGEYQLLCALREGPFGVSGLNDRLEQLLAQKRKITRTPHSRWYEGRPVMISRNDSALGLFNGDIGIALDRGQGLRVWFLMPDGSVKSVQPSRLPEHETAWAMTVHKSQGSEFNHAALILPTQLSPVITRELIYTAITRARQRLSLYTDERVLVQAIATRTERRSGLSAIFESL
- the csdE gene encoding cysteine desulfurase sulfur acceptor subunit CsdE: MTSSALAGHPFGTVITEETLKQTFAPLTQWEDKYRQLILLGKQLPALSDDLKAQAKEIAGCENRVWLGFSVSGEKLHFFGDSEGRIVRGLLAVLLTAVEGKSAATLLAHSPLTLFDELGLRAQLSASRGQGLVALSEAVQDAARQAQA
- the amiC gene encoding N-acetylmuramoyl-L-alanine amidase AmiC, translated to MSGSNSAISRRRLLKGAGAMWLLSVSQVGLAATSQVVAVRVWPSSTYTRVTVESNRVLKYKQFALSNPERVVVDLEGVNLNSVLKGMAAQIRGDDPFIKSARVGQFDPQTVRMVFELKQNVKPQLFALAPVATFKERLVMDLYPANATDIQDPLLALLEDYNQGNLEKQVPPAQSGPQPGKAGRDRPIVIMLDPGHGGEDSGAIGKYRTREKDVVLQIARRLKALIDKEGNMRAYMTRNEDVFIPLKVRVAKAQKQRADLFVSIHADAFTSRQPSGSSVFALSTKGATSTAARYLADTQNASDLIGGVSKSGDRYVDHTMFDMVQSLTITDSLKFGKAVLGKLGNINKLHKNSVEQAGFAVLKAPDIPSILVETAFISNVEEERKLKTAKFQQEVAESILAGIRAYFSDGATLARRG
- the tcdA gene encoding tRNA cyclic N6-threonylcarbamoyladenosine(37) synthase TcdA, which produces MSVVISDAWRQRFGGTARLYGEKALQLFADAHVCVVGIGGVGSWAAEALARTGIGAITLIDMDDVCVTNTNRQIHALRDNVGLAKSEVMAERIRLINPECRVTVIDDFVTADNVADYMSRGYSYVIDAIDSVRPKAALIAYCRRYKVPLVTTGGAGGQIDPTQIQVADLAKTIQDPLAAKLRERLKSDFNVVKNSKGKLGVDCVFSTEALVYPQADGSVCAMKSTAEGPKRMDCASGFGAATMVTASFGFVAVSHALKKMMAKAERQA
- the mltA gene encoding murein transglycosylase A; translated protein: MKGRWAKYLITGAMVAILAACSSKPTDRGQQYKDGKLSQPFSLVNQPDAVGAPINAGDFSEQVYQIRNASPRLYGSQSSVYNAVQDWLRAGGDTRNMRQFGIDAWQMEGADNYGNVQFTGYYTPVIQARHTRQGEFQYPIYRMPPKRGRLPSRAEIYAGALSENYVLAYSNSLMDNFIMDVQGSGYIDFGDGSPLNFFSYAGKNGHAYRSIGKVLIDRGEVKKEDMSMQAIREWGEKHSEAEVRELLEQNPSFVFFKPQNFAPVKGASAVPLIGRASVASDRSIIPAGTTLLAEVPLLDNNGKFNGQYELRLMVALDVGGAIKGQHFDIYQGIGPDAGHRAGWYNHYGRVWVLKTAPGAGNVFSG